TCTCTACACCTTCGATCGCTTGCAAATCATTCTGTGCAGCCGCGATAGCGTCGATAGCATTGTAATCCGCCGACATAGGGCTTAAATCTTCGATTTGCGATTCCGATGCTGTGTCCTCCGTTATATATCCATCTGTATCGATGATGCTTCCAGCCGTTAACGATCGTTCGGTAAACCGCCGTGGTCTTTCGTCCTTCTTTTTAACAGACATTTCCAATATCTTTACGTTCCAGGTAAATACGATTTCTGATATCACTCGTTTAAGAATCACAATCCCGTCTTCGATTCTAAACATTAAAGCTTGAACCTGTTTCTCGGACACCTTGCCCTCGAGCTTTTTATTCTCCAACGTCGGGGACGTCAATTTCAATTGAATCTCTTCTCTTTTATTCTTGAAATACTGTTGATCTTTGGTCAATAGTTGCTTGGCAGCATTTATACTATCTATATCCATCTGCAAAGTCGTCAGTTTCTCTCGTATGGTGGAGAAAACTTCGTCGCCCTTCAGCGCCAAACTTTTCATCTCTTCTATCACGTCCGCGTGTTGCCTGGGATCGTAGATAATATTTATCAAAGGCGGCGGCAAAGAAATCTCCCACTGCGATATCTTCGTATATTTAAACACGGCCAGCATGTTTTTCTTTGTGAAATATTGATAATGATCGTGATGTAACAAATGCTGACAAGTGTCCGTGCCGCGTCTGACGTAAGCGTTCCCATGAAATCGTAATTCCAGATACTTGGCGAAAGACAACGACCAGGTATCGTCCGACATTGGTACCACCGGTGAAACGCTTTTACATCTCATGCATTTGCTCCACATCAGAATTTGATTCGTGTCCTCCTGGGCAAATGGTTCGCTATTCATTTCGTTTAGACTAATGTGTATGCAGCCACCGTCATGCGCGAATCGTCGAACGTGGTGAGCGATCTGCGCTCGACAGGCCTGAGCAGGACACTTGTACTCGGACGTTAAACAGTAACGTTCCAGAAAACGTCCAAGTGCGATATCGTTCCTCCCATACAAATCCATATTAACTACCCATGGATTCACGCAGAACGCTGGCGTATCGTTGCCAGTATGCGAGAAACTGCAAAACAACACGGACAGACGTTGATGACTCGCTAGATCCAAGCAGTCTGGCCACGTAGGAGTTTGATCGTTAACTTCAGTCTGTATTAGAATTTGTTGTTTGTCCGACAAAACGTTATTCGTTGGATACAGTCGACTACCGCACGCTCTAAAATTAGCTAATAAAGTTTGTACTTCGCGACTGTCGACGTCCGTGGTTAACCTTGCTTGAACAAACGGATGTTGAGgcttcaattttaatttcatcagtGGATTTTCAAATTCACATATCTCTATGGACACGTTGCTCGTCTTAACCTCTTTCACTTTGTCTAAAAATTGGACAGAATAAAAGATTTCTCTTGGAAAGAAATCTCGTAACACGCAATTCCTTCCTGTTTCGGTTTCCAAGTACGGTATAGAAAATTTCAAGTAAGGCGAAACGGTTAATATAGTTCCCTCCAGAGCTTTCTTAAATTTATTTAGCAATGGTAAATCAGCAACACTTAAATGCTGACCGTTTGGACTAGTTTGATTAAAAACGTCCTCTTCGTCTTCGTTTAAATACTGATGCAAAGGATCGCTCCAATCGCTAATGGATTCTCCATAAATACGTTTCTCCTCTGAAATGAATTTGTCCTTCATTTTTGGTTTTTCTATTTCTTCTTCGGTTTCTTTGTTCGTCTTTTCACCACTTTTACCACCAAACAATTCCATAGTACTGTTTGAGTCATTGCTACAGTCTGTACCGAGTCCAGAAGTATTATTTAGATTATCGTTACTGTTCAATGTTTTACTTGTTGTGCAATCCTCTGTGCTTTTCGAATCAATTACGGAAGACTTTGTTTTAGTTTTGAATAATTTCAGAGTATCGTAAGGGTCAGTGTCTTCGGATAATATAGAAGATATTTGTTTAATAGAGTTCGAATTTAACTTATTCTCGGTATAAGTCTGATCTGCTACTTTATCTTTCAGAGGTGTACTTCTACTAGCGGGAAACTCAATTTCTATGCATTGTCTATCGTTCGATGTACTTCTCGAATCTGCTTGAACTTTTGACATTCTTAAAATTTCTATACTATCTGCATAATCTCTGTCCTGACTGAAAGCAGTATCATTTCCTTCGTTAGTTTTGGTGAGCAATACTTTACTAGTTTCTTCGAACTCTGTGGAGTCCTTGTGCGATGTTTCGTCCAAAAATGAATTATCCTTAGGAGATGGGGGTCTTGCAAATTCATCCATTAGAAATGACTTTTCAAGGCGCCAAGAGTAGGCTGCAAAAATCATCATCGATGTtacattttttacttttttcaaTTCTGCTTGAGGACCACCCCGTAGTAAAATTGTAGCTCCAAGATGTGGATTTGAACAGCCCTCGAAACACATCAATGTTTTAACACCATCTGAGAAAAGTCATTAAATTCTACACCACTAAACGAGAAACTATAAATTAAAGGAATCTTTAACtactcacttttttcgcatgaaAAATTTCGTAAGTAAAATTTTTTACATGTACCAAGCATATATCTTGCACTTATATGTGCGTCAATGGTATTGACAATATTAGCTCCTGTACAACGTGCAACTCTTTCTAAAACACTAAGTTTCacatttaaaacgagcgttacacCACATTCTCGAAGCCTATCTTGAGCTAATCTTGAAACAGATCGATGTACGAGCACAACGTCCGGACCAAGGGCCGTAATTTTAGCAACTGTATGGCCCAAGTATTGATTCTCCTACAAATTAGACATTTTTATCGCGGTATAAGATAATAATATCGAATATAAGttgataaattttattcgtactTGCAACATCACAGGTTCTAAGCTTAATAGTTTTCCTTCTACGCGTTGGTACATAAGTCCGCACTGAAGTAATAATATCTTTGGATGGGCTATCATTGCATTCATTCCTCTATGCGCAACATTTTTGGTGCAGACTACACCAGACACGATTTCACAGTCGTCTCTATTACCGCCTggacatttttttatttgaacATATTGTCGAATATCCAGATCATCGACGTTATGATTTAGATCGGGTCTAACGTAGTCTACAATTTGATGAGCAATAGGAAGTATTATTTCTGACCAAGTTTGGGATAAGCCTTCTTTATTAAGAAGTTGTTTAATTAGTGAATCTTCGTGCTGCTTATACGCAGATCTATAATTACGTCGATGTGAGCATAAAGTTTAATTACTTTTATTTATGTATACATAGTACTTACGTCAAACATTCATATGCATGTAATTCACCTAATGCAGTTCTAAGGTTCGACGGTTTATGCCAACCGTTTCTTTCTTTAAATTCTTGTACCTGTAGCGTGTCATTCAAAAGATCATCggcaattttaaaattacaCTTATGAGACTTTACTGTAGCTTCTTTCTGTTCGATTACACCATCACTGCTATCTATAGAAATTGTGGTAAAATCTTCCGAGGTGGGTCTTTTTAATGTAACAGTAGATGATTCTAAATTTAGATCTAAGTAAAAACTTGAACTGGATGATGGTAAACGTCCACTAGTTTGTTGCATTACATTTGAAGGTTTCGTTTCACTTTCGGAATCTGAAATGCATTTATATGGGCATTTCTTCTTGcataaaatacaataataaatattacctGTTGTTGAATCATGCTGTGGAATTGTTTTCACCCATGCAGGTTCTTGCGCGTCACACGTAGTTTGAGTTTCATTTAATAACTCCATACTCTGCATATGAGATAATTTTACTGGTTTAAATACCGTTGCTGTATCGCTAAATACATTATCAACAATTACGGGTTCGATAAAACCTGCTTCCAGTAAAGCCTGCCCTATAGCAGTAGCCTGCACACTAAAAACACATTATGTTTTAATACTTTATCATAATGCTTTTTCCGTTTATCTATTCGTTGTATTCGTACCGCGTGGCTGCTTTATTTTGTGCTATCATCCAGTTTACTAACTCGCTAGCTAAGAAGCAGTTGTAATAACTTTTCAGTCTAATTCTATGAGTTTGTAAAAGAATTGCTTGACTTGATCTAAACAACTCTTCGTAAATCATTCTTAAAGAAGCAGAGTTTTGTAAGACAAGAGAACGTTCCTGAGATGTTAAGTAACTATTTCCTGATCTGAAAAGTATATTTATAAGATACCTTtatattttgcaaattttaacgctcgtcagatttattaaaaaggcagaataatgcaaaatcataccGTCCAAAGGCATATTTTTCCTCCATGTATCCTACACTTGGTTTTCTGCAGATCAAAGTTTCATCCTCTACCAATTCGTTTGCACATTTCAGAGACATAGGTGGTGAATCATCTCCATATTTAACTTGAAGATCTTCTTGCAATGCTTTTAAATCTGCAGATAGATTGCTTCTCATGTCTGATGATTGTAAATAGGATAAAACTACTTTGCAGCAATATGTACAGACTCTTAGATCCCCTACGACCAAAGTTTTCTTACAATTAAACAtaacaagaaaataaataatagacATATATGTGATATTTTCATACCTGTACAtcccataatttttccagtaatCTGATCTGAACAGCACTTTGAGCAAAATATTTGGCCGCAAACACGACAATGATGTCTTCTACGAAATGTTGTAAATCGTTCACCACATTCATAGCATTGCTTACTTACACTATCTGGCatccaataactttttaactggGAATCTTTGTACGAGCATAGGTTCtgtatttaaacaataataatataaatttgacttatattattattgtatatatgtatatatcatATACTATTAATATTTGCATAATGTATAAAAAACAACTTACATTACTTTTCAGAGCCACAATGTTACTAATACGTTTCAAAACATTTGGTAAACTTCTGCCTTCACGAGTATCTAATGGAAAATTCATTATACTAGAGTTGTCATCCTCTGGTGTTTCTTCTGTGCTTTCTGATTGTTTCCACGATTCAGAATCAGATGAACTTTGCTTCTCATTATTAGAAGAGATTGTAGAGTCATCGACATTTTGTGAACCTAGATTTAAGTACTGCATAGTATAAAATCTTCCATGctcgttaaatatttttattgtacaTTATGACAAGATACAGATAAACATTCatttaattaagaaaaatttatttcaataacaTACACTCTTCTTTCATTACATTCAAGCACAAAGTACAGAAAGGTTCTTACTTCTAGCGAAGTTAAAGAATTTCGAAAATAAGGAAGCTACAACAGGTTGACTTTCTTCAGGACTTAATGGAGCAAACTCCGTAAGCTTAGACGGTGAATTTATGTTCTTATTCATTTTGTATGATGCTATCTTCTTACAAACATCTTTAATATAAACATTCACGAGAAGCCGTCTTCGCACCTGCGCCGACAAGTACAGACAGGAGAGTTTTCGGCAGAAACGTCAGATGACAGTGCCGCTACAGACGAAGTCGTCTGTATATTATATTGATGACGTTATATGATGTACCTACACAGCAGTGTTACCAGATTGGCCACCAGGTGCACCGggaactcctcattccactttcacaCACTATACCAGATCAcatatacgtgagctcgtagagttacaGAGCCGCCAAAGGTAAACTGACACTCGTCCTCTTCCTCGATTTCTTGTATTCGCTCTCACGTCGGatgacttcggagaatcgaggaaGAAGACAAGTATCTGTTTATCTTTGTCGACTCTCTGTAACTGTACGAGCTCGCGTAtatgtgatctggcatagtgtgcgaaagtagaatGAGGAGCCCCCTCCCGGTGCACCCAGTAACTGGTCTGGTAACGCTGGATAGACGTCTTTTATAATATGTAGAGGAAAGATAGAGAAGCACCTTGTGAAATTGATTAAgtaacatttatttaatttaaatcgttGATTAATTTCTTTATCAAATGGAAACAGTTCGACCTTGTGGTTGTAAAGGAATAAGATCGTGTCTCTTATGCGAGAAGGAATATAAAATAACGAAACCCAACCTCAAAATTCAATTGGAGGTCagatttcattaaatatttcaaagctacaattccttttttattcaattttaatcgTTGTACCGATTTTCGTTTTCGATATATAATTTCATTTCGATTATTCTTCGTAGTATTTACTATTCTTGATTCTAAACTTTGTTATTaaagatttttaa
The window above is part of the Colletes latitarsis isolate SP2378_abdomen chromosome 2, iyColLati1, whole genome shotgun sequence genome. Proteins encoded here:
- the Fab1 gene encoding 1-phosphatidylinositol 3-phosphate 5-kinase fab1, which codes for MNKNINSPSKLTEFAPLSPEESQPVVASLFSKFFNFARSSQNVDDSTISSNNEKQSSSDSESWKQSESTEETPEDDNSSIMNFPLDTREGRSLPNVLKRISNIVALKSNNLCSYKDSQLKSYWMPDSVSKQCYECGERFTTFRRRHHCRVCGQIFCSKCCSDQITGKIMGCTGDLRVCTYCCKVVLSYLQSSDMRSNLSADLKALQEDLQVKYGDDSPPMSLKCANELVEDETLICRKPSVGYMEEKYAFGRSGNSYLTSQERSLVLQNSASLRMIYEELFRSSQAILLQTHRIRLKSYYNCFLASELVNWMIAQNKAATRVQATAIGQALLEAGFIEPVIVDNVFSDTATVFKPVKLSHMQSMELLNETQTTCDAQEPAWVKTIPQHDSTTDSESETKPSNVMQQTSGRLPSSSSSFYLDLNLESSTVTLKRPTSEDFTTISIDSSDGVIEQKEATVKSHKCNFKIADDLLNDTLQVQEFKERNGWHKPSNLRTALGELHAYECLTSAYKQHEDSLIKQLLNKEGLSQTWSEIILPIAHQIVDYVRPDLNHNVDDLDIRQYVQIKKCPGGNRDDCEIVSGVVCTKNVAHRGMNAMIAHPKILLLQCGLMYQRVEGKLLSLEPVMLQENQYLGHTVAKITALGPDVVLVHRSVSRLAQDRLRECGVTLVLNVKLSVLERVARCTGANIVNTIDAHISARYMLGTCKKFYLRNFSCEKNGVKTLMCFEGCSNPHLGATILLRGGPQAELKKVKNVTSMMIFAAYSWRLEKSFLMDEFARPPSPKDNSFLDETSHKDSTEFEETSKVLLTKTNEGNDTAFSQDRDYADSIEILRMSKVQADSRSTSNDRQCIEIEFPASRSTPLKDKVADQTYTENKLNSNSIKQISSILSEDTDPYDTLKLFKTKTKSSVIDSKSTEDCTTSKTLNSNDNLNNTSGLGTDCSNDSNSTMELFGGKSGEKTNKETEEEIEKPKMKDKFISEEKRIYGESISDWSDPLHQYLNEDEEDVFNQTSPNGQHLSVADLPLLNKFKKALEGTILTVSPYLKFSIPYLETETGRNCVLRDFFPREIFYSVQFLDKVKEVKTSNVSIEICEFENPLMKLKLKPQHPFVQARLTTDVDSREVQTLLANFRACGSRLYPTNNVLSDKQQILIQTEVNDQTPTWPDCLDLASHQRLSVLFCSFSHTGNDTPAFCVNPWVVNMDLYGRNDIALGRFLERYCLTSEYKCPAQACRAQIAHHVRRFAHDGGCIHISLNEMNSEPFAQEDTNQILMWSKCMRCKSVSPVVPMSDDTWSLSFAKYLELRFHGNAYVRRGTDTCQHLLHHDHYQYFTKKNMLAVFKYTKISQWEISLPPPLINIIYDPRQHADVIEEMKSLALKGDEVFSTIREKLTTLQMDIDSINAAKQLLTKDQQYFKNKREEIQLKLTSPTLENKKLEGKVSEKQVQALMFRIEDGIVILKRVISEIVFTWNVKILEMSVKKKDERPRRFTERSLTAGSIIDTDGYITEDTASESQIEDLSPMSADYNAIDAIAAAQNDLQAIEGVESSDNEPLENNNPDEIVVIQGSPKMHQRSHSDVLPLTLEDMPDKKKKKKTILSQLLSSVSVTQPIPNPLGSLEHHLLPFGSVVPIVVYESEPSSIIAHALDSYDYKHALHELMRTTKGPDLNPSPLNKRKFPENKESLSDLTQSGEFKRPSVLSFFRGNSPNPASPIDSDRSVSNIDFSAQSLASTSELTDEDKKATKQQNYIEVQFNDATTNFYCRIYFAAQFAALRESVLTCGEDGFTRSLSRSVQWAARGGKSGTTFCKSRDDRFIIKEMSRLEMQIFLDFAPNYFSYMEKCQQTKQPTLLGKIVGVYRVSFKNNTTNAALRTSVLVMENLFYNRTITDKFDLKGSVRNRLVNPDDMCHEGELVLLDENLLNMSCDSPLYIRSHSKAVLNRAIEQDTKFLANNSVMDYSLLVGLEPNSDELVLGIIDYIRTFTWDKKLETMVKKSGILGGQGKLPTIISPEEYRARFIAAMHRYFLPVPDRWSGLGRDVEK